Below is a window of Planktothrix tepida PCC 9214 DNA.
GCGCTCGCTTAAATAAGGGCCCCATTGACTCCAGACTTGTGATTCACTATTTTCTTGAACTCGCTTTTGTTCAGCGTTCATATCGTTAAATATTCGTTAAAACAGAAACCGGGTTTCTGACGAAAAAATCTCGATTGTATTGATAAAATCTGAACTAGAAACCCGGTTTTTGTAGTCTAAAAACTAGCTAATAATATTTGCCCGAACTATTCCTCGACGCCAAAATCTTGGCGCAGTTTGGCTTCCTGCTCGTGGGTGAGGTTAGATTGAATTAATTCGCCTCGTTCTTCAGGTGTAAAAGCGTCTTCCACCTTATCAATTGTGACTTGACCCGTCAGCAAGAAAAGGGCAGAAGTTCCTTCTGTAACCTTGCTTTTGACATCATTGATAAAGTCGTCATTAATTCCATAGTCTGTAAAATGACCTGAAAGCGCACCAATGGCGGCTCCCATTGCCATTCCCAGAAAGGGCATAAAGAAGATGAGTCCAAACAGCATTCCCCAGAATGCTCCCCCTAATGCTCCTGCTCCTGTTGTGTCCATCGCCTGATAGGTTTTAGGACGTTTGCGACCCTCTGGCCAAGAGACAATTGCCGCATCAAGAACTTGAATTAGTTGCTGTTTTTGCAGGTCTTGTAATTTGTTGAGGGCGTTATCTGCACCATCAGCCGTATTAAATTTCCAGACCGTCAATGCTGCCATAATTTAAGTTTTCCTTTGTTGAACGTTGAGACAAAACTGATATTTTCAATGATTTGGACATATCTTCTAAAAGCACTTGCAACTCTAACAAAGAAAAGTGACAAACTCAGGTCAATTTCACTCCTAAGTCAATTTTTTTCAAGAACTGCCTACCTTATACTTAACGCTACATTATCTAATCCTTATAACTTCAGCCACGACATCTTTTTATTGCACGGGTTTGACACTTTTGTTCTGTAAACTTTTCCGGGGTTGTCCATTAATTGTTTAGCTTCTTCCGCACTCGTGCCCCACGTCTGACCCGTTAGGGCAGCGTGGGATGAATTGCGGTTGGGTTTTATGATTGTAAAATAGATTATAATAATTAACAAAAGGAGGTGATCCAAAGTGCTGAAGGCAACAAAAGTTAGGCTATATCCAACAACAGAACAGGCATTAGCATTGGCTAAGTCATTGGGTTGTGCAAGATCGCAAAAGGAATTTTGCCTTAAACGCCTGTATTCAGCACTATCAAGAAACTGGCAAAAGCCTAAAATTAGCATCTTATAAGGGAATGTTACCTCAACTTAAAAAAGAGTATCCTTGGCTTAAAGAGGATTGCTACTCATCGGTTCTCCAGTGTATCGCAATCAACCTAGACAGAGCTTACAAAAACTTTTTTGAGGGACGAGCTAAATTTCCTAATTTCAAATCTAAACATCACAAGCAATCAATTCAGTATCCTCAAAGTGTTACTGTTAACGGTGAATATCTAAAAGTTCCCAAGATTGGTGAAATCAAAGCAATATTTCACCGAGAGATTACAGGAAAAATTAAAACAGTAACAATTTCCAAGACTTCAAGTAATAAATACTTTGCTTCTATTCTGTGTGAAGTAGAATCAAATGGAGTCAAGGAATCGGGAAATAAAGTTATTGGAATTGATTTAGGGCTAAAGGATTTCGCAATTGTTCATGATGGACAAAAAGTAACCAAATACGCTAATCCAAAACATTTAAAGCGTCATCAGAAAAATCTAGCCCGGAAACAGAAAAAACTCTCCCGAAAAACCAAAGGTAGTAAATCGAGAGAGAAATTCAGAAAAATTATTGCTAAGGTTCACGAGAAAATAACCAACTCCCGCCAAGATTTCTTGCATAAATTATCAAGAGAATTGGTAAACGAAAGCCAAGTGATTGTCGTTGAAAACCTCAACGTCAAGGGAATGGTTAAGAACCGAAAGTTATCTAAGTCGATATCTGATGTGGGTTGGGGAAAATTTGTCAACTTTGTTGATTATAAGCTGAAGCAAAAAAACGGCGAATTTATAGAAATTGATCGCTTTTTCCCTAGCTCTAAAACTTGTTCGAGTTGCGGTCATATACTAAGTGAGTTGCCTCTGGATATCAGAGAATGGGATTGCCCAAATTGCCAAACTCACCATGACCGTGATGAAAACGCTGCACTTAATATCAGGAATGAAGGCATCAGAATATTAACTGAAGGCGGAGGGAACCCCGTTTTTGCTGATGGAGGCTGTGTAAGACCACCTACTTTTCAAGTAAGGGGCATCGGTCTGTGAATTCAGAAGCCAACACCGACCCGATTAGGGCGGTGTTGGTAGTTCACCAAAATTGATTCCATCGGAACCCATCCCCATTCACCCTTGAACGGAACATTTCAGTTATTCCTGCGGCTATGGAATCTAAACCTAATCCTCAAAATATCAACCTACTTCACTCAATTTTCCGATCCACAGCTTTCAAAGCTATCCTGGGAAAACTCAACCCGATTCTGTTTTGGGCGGCTCTAGCCGGATTGATGACCGGATTGATTGGGGGTAGCTTTCGGTTTCTAGTCTCAGTAATCCTAGATAACCGGGTGCGTTGGATTCATTCTTTAGATCAGATGCCTGGAAAAGGGGCGATTATCTCGATTGTTGTATCAAGTGTCATGGTCTATCTGGGATTTGGCTTGATGCGACGCTTTGCTCCAGATACCTCCGGTAGTGGCATTCCCCAAATTGAAGGGATGCTATCAGGGCATTTACCCCTAGTTTGGCAACGGGTACTGCCGATTAAGTTCGCTACGGGTCTTCTCATCCTGGGTAGTGGCATGGTGATGGGACGGGAAGGGCCAACGATTCAGATGGGAGGCAGTATCGGCAAGATGGTCGGTACTTGGTTTCGGGCTTCTCACGAACAAACGAGAGTGTTGGTTGCAGCTAACGCCGGAGCGGGACTAGCAACGGCTTTCAACGCGCCTTTGGCGGGAATTCTGTTTGTGTTTGAAGAAATGAAACCCGTGTTTGAGGATCAAGTTCATGCGTATCGAGCCATAACATTATCGTGTATTACCGCAACGATTGGACAGCAACTCATCTTGGGGACTGGGCCTGTTTTAAAACTGACTCAATTTGAAACGCCACCCCTCGCCTCGTTGTGGATTTTTGCCCTTTTAGGAGTTGCCTTTGGGATAATTGGGTATTATTTTAATGCTTTCTTAGTGAAAAGTTTAGATTTTTTTTCAAGTTTGCGCGGCATTCCCTATCAACTAACGGGGCTATTTGTGGGGGGTTTTATTGGGTTAATGAGTTGGCTTTATGCCCCGACGACTGGCGGTGGGGAAGAGATGATCATCTGGTCGTTTAATAATGTAGAACCTACTGATTTTCTCTTATTATTATTTATGGTTCGATTTGGAATGACTATTCTGTGCTATGGGTCTGGTGCTCCGGGCGGAATTTTTGCGCCCATGCTTTCAATTGCAACTTTATTCTCGTTAGGTGTTGCTAAACAAATTTATCTTTGGTTTCCGAGTATTTTACCCGTACCTCAAGTCTTAACAATTACTGGGATGGGAGCATTGGTTTCTGCCACCGTCCGCGCTCCCCTAACGGCAATTTTATTAACCTTAGAAATGACGGCTAATTATCAGTTAATTTTGCCAATTTTAGTCAGTTGTTTTATGGCTAGTGCTACGGCTGAGGGATTGGGAGGAAGACCGATTTACTCAGTGCTTTTGGAACGAAGATTAAAAAAGTAAAGTAATATGAAATCTTGAAAAGAATGCTATAAAAGGGAACAGGGAACAGGGGGGAAAAGAAAATCGGGAATAGGGGAGCGGAAAAAGTGATGAGTTATCCGATTAGTTATTTGTAGCAAATATTTAAAGATTTCATATAACCAGCACCAACGAAAAAAGCTTTTAGTTTGGTGCGGTTCTTCTGGCTCCCATTGTCTGAATGTACTCCATTAATCATCGTATTTTTTAAATGAAGTTGAATGATCATCCTAATGATAAATTTCACAAAGATCATCATTCAAATTTTCTGGCTTCCTATTAATTAGTAATTCACCCAAATCTTAGTGACAAATTCCGGTAAAGGTTTGACCACTATGCTGAATTTGAATTACACTATAGTTACCCAATAAACTAAAACTAATAGGACTTCCAGCTTGAGATTTTCCACTATAAGTATCGTTCCCTTGATAGGTTGTAGAGGCTAATCCAGCCGGCTGCATTTGTCCATTTATAGATTCATTTATGGTGACTGAAACAGGTTGTTTTTTCTCCATGCTATTGTTATCGATGACAGAGGTATAAAAGTAAATTTTATGACCTTGATTTGTCCTACCTTTGGCAACACAGATAATTCCATCACCTAAACTGGGAGCGGCTGACGCTATTTGAACTGGAAGGCTAGGAAAGAGTAACACTGTTCCTATCGCTACAAAACTCAATTTGTTAAAAAAATTAAACATGATTTTGCTAGTCCATTCGATAGATAGACAAAATTAGGAGAATCATCACCATAATTGACTGGAGTTTATTGCAAAAAAGTGACAAAACCGTGCAAAATCCTATTAATTTATAGCGGTTTTCAGTCCTGTGAGGTATTGATCAAAAGTGCAGATCAATCAGTTTCCCGATTAGAACACCTGCGATCGCTGCTAATCCAGCAATCCCGACGGTTTGTAGAACCGTTGGTAACACTGCACGCATCCCAATTCGAGCGCGACCATATCCCAACAGGATCAACAGCAACAAGGTCATGAGCAACGAAACCCATCGTGCTTCTGCTAGGGGTAAGAATACAAACGCTAACACCGGAGAGGGAAGTTTTCGTCATCATTTCTCAAAATTGTTACGGGCACTGTGGGATTCATAGGCTTGCAAAAGCGCCTTGAGGCGAGCTATTTCCTGGCTCATATCGAGAACCATTTGAGCCCCAATCCAATTAACGCTTAGATCCCGTCGCAGCCGTAAAATTTGGGTCAGGCGAGTAATTTCTCTGGCGGGTAACTGATCCTGTTCCGCTTCAATCACATTCAAAGCCACTAACCGACGTACCAAAGTCACAGAAACCGCCGTCAGGGTGGCTACCTGTTCAACGGTATAGCAACGCTCCTCCCCAGTGGCGGATTCGGAGGAGACTAAATCAATCATGTCTTCGTTCATAGGGTGATATTCTCCAGATTGGCATGGGGGTTAAACATCCGATGGGCGCGAATCGTTTCATAGCTGGTGCGTTCAATCTCACTCAACTCATTTTCCTTGGGAGCCACAATCATCAGTTTGACCAGTTGATCGGTACGCTCCCCTTTAAGTAATTTCCATCCCTTACCCCGCAACCTTAAGACCTGTCCTGATTTTACACCGGGGGGAATTTTCATCGTCACCAGTCCATCGGGTGTCGGAACCTGAAGGTCAGTTCCTAATACCGCTTCATCGGGCGCGAGGTTAATTTCACAGGTAATATTCGTTTGGTCGTCCAGCTTAAAGAAGGGATGGGGAGCGAGATCAATCGTCACATATAGATCGCCGTGTTCTTTGGTAAAGGGATTCATTCGCCCTTTTCCCTTAATGCGAATCCGGCTACCTGGTTTAGCACCAGGGGGAACCCGGACTTTAAACGACGGTTCTCCTTCGAGTTGCAACTGTTTAACCACACCTTGAAAGGCTTCTGCCATCGTCAGAACAATCGCCGCTTCAACGTCAGGTTGGGGCGCATAGCTATGATAGGGGGAACGATACCCCGGATCAAATTCGTCTGTCTCTTCTGGGTAGCCATCGCTGGTGTAATAACGATAAGCGCGACGACCCTGGCGATCGCCCTGACCATAACGATTCAACAGTTGATTAATAAAGTCATTGAAATCCCCATATTGTCCAAAGTCCGTATCTTCATACTGGGTCGCGCCTGTCCCTGGCGGTGGCATTCCCTCCTGGGCATATTTCCAATATTGTCCGTACTGGTCATACTTCTTGCGGTTTTCTTCATTAGATAGAACTTCGTAGGCTTCGTTAATTTCCTTAAACCGTTCTTCTGCCTTTTTATCATTAGGATTGAGATCAGGATGATATTGACGAGCCAGTTTTCGATAGGCTTTCTTAATAGCATCCTGATCAACTGCTTTATCAACACCTAAGATGGCGTAGTAATCTTTAAAATCTTGAGCAGCCATAATCAGTTATCAGTTATCAGTTATCAGTTATCAGTTATCAGTTATCAGTTATCAAAAAAAGTGGGGACGGGAGGCTTTTAGTCACCCGTTATTAGTTTGAAGACAAGCAAAAATTGTCTGCTCCCCCTTCTCCCTCTGCCTCCCCTGCTCTCCCTGCGCCCCCTGTTTCTAACTAGAGCATTCTTCCCCGTTTAAATTGAGCAATACCATTGTTTAAAGCACTTTTTAAGGGGGAAGCTAACGTGGCGATTAGCTGTTCCGACTGATTAAAGGTTGGGTTTTCCTCAATTAATGGATTGAGGGCGGTTTTAAGGACATCATTCTGACTCTGTAGTGTTTCATAGATTGCCTTACATTCATCAAATTCGAGGGTAAAACCATCCATATTATCCCAGGTGAGATCCCCCAATACTTTACCACAGTTCGATTGCAGTCTCCCTAGGCGCAATATCATGGGGAATGCGGCTGCGTAATAGCTTTTCCGTTTCGTTACAAAGGAAGTTGACGTGATCCTGTAGGGCTAAATGTTCGTCATCGGTTAACTCCTGCTGCAATTGACTACGGATGGCATGAATCAATTCATCTTTCGTATTCCCTTCATACCAGACTCGGCGAACGGTATGTTCAATAAAGTGAAATCGCAGTTGTTCAAAGGCATAAGGCATAACAAAATCCTCGTAGTAATTCTAATGTTATTGTCATCTTCAGGTGCATTATTGATTTCTATTGTGCCAGTAATGTTGTGTCTTGTTGATCAGCTAAACTCAAAGAAAAGACCCCTTGAATTGTCACCACTTTGTTACTTTTGCAGGATAGAATATAGGATCTGGTTACAGATTAGTTTAAAAAAGTAAATTTCTTCTAGGAAAATTTACTGTTTAGACCCCGATTTGAACAAAAGACCTATCTAAAATTCATGAGGTTATAAGCTAATGTCTACTTCTAGTCATCCTCAACCCAA
It encodes the following:
- a CDS encoding chaperone modulator CbpM; protein product: MNEDMIDLVSSESATGEERCYTVEQVATLTAVSVTLVRRLVALNVIEAEQDQLPAREITRLTQILRLRRDLSVNWIGAQMVLDMSQEIARLKALLQAYESHSARNNFEK
- the clcA gene encoding H(+)/Cl(-) exchange transporter ClcA — translated: MESKPNPQNINLLHSIFRSTAFKAILGKLNPILFWAALAGLMTGLIGGSFRFLVSVILDNRVRWIHSLDQMPGKGAIISIVVSSVMVYLGFGLMRRFAPDTSGSGIPQIEGMLSGHLPLVWQRVLPIKFATGLLILGSGMVMGREGPTIQMGGSIGKMVGTWFRASHEQTRVLVAANAGAGLATAFNAPLAGILFVFEEMKPVFEDQVHAYRAITLSCITATIGQQLILGTGPVLKLTQFETPPLASLWIFALLGVAFGIIGYYFNAFLVKSLDFFSSLRGIPYQLTGLFVGGFIGLMSWLYAPTTGGGEEMIIWSFNNVEPTDFLLLLFMVRFGMTILCYGSGAPGGIFAPMLSIATLFSLGVAKQIYLWFPSILPVPQVLTITGMGALVSATVRAPLTAILLTLEMTANYQLILPILVSCFMASATAEGLGGRPIYSVLLERRLKK
- a CDS encoding DnaJ C-terminal domain-containing protein: MAAQDFKDYYAILGVDKAVDQDAIKKAYRKLARQYHPDLNPNDKKAEERFKEINEAYEVLSNEENRKKYDQYGQYWKYAQEGMPPPGTGATQYEDTDFGQYGDFNDFINQLLNRYGQGDRQGRRAYRYYTSDGYPEETDEFDPGYRSPYHSYAPQPDVEAAIVLTMAEAFQGVVKQLQLEGEPSFKVRVPPGAKPGSRIRIKGKGRMNPFTKEHGDLYVTIDLAPHPFFKLDDQTNITCEINLAPDEAVLGTDLQVPTPDGLVTMKIPPGVKSGQVLRLRGKGWKLLKGERTDQLVKLMIVAPKENELSEIERTSYETIRAHRMFNPHANLENITL
- a CDS encoding RNA-guided endonuclease InsQ/TnpB family protein, whose amino-acid sequence is MQDRKRNFALNACIQHYQETGKSLKLASYKGMLPQLKKEYPWLKEDCYSSVLQCIAINLDRAYKNFFEGRAKFPNFKSKHHKQSIQYPQSVTVNGEYLKVPKIGEIKAIFHREITGKIKTVTISKTSSNKYFASILCEVESNGVKESGNKVIGIDLGLKDFAIVHDGQKVTKYANPKHLKRHQKNLARKQKKLSRKTKGSKSREKFRKIIAKVHEKITNSRQDFLHKLSRELVNESQVIVVENLNVKGMVKNRKLSKSISDVGWGKFVNFVDYKLKQKNGEFIEIDRFFPSSKTCSSCGHILSELPLDIREWDCPNCQTHHDRDENAALNIRNEGIRILTEGGGNPVFADGGCVRPPTFQVRGIGL
- a CDS encoding DUF1269 domain-containing protein, with the protein product MAALTVWKFNTADGADNALNKLQDLQKQQLIQVLDAAIVSWPEGRKRPKTYQAMDTTGAGALGGAFWGMLFGLIFFMPFLGMAMGAAIGALSGHFTDYGINDDFINDVKSKVTEGTSALFLLTGQVTIDKVEDAFTPEERGELIQSNLTHEQEAKLRQDFGVEE
- a CDS encoding VIT1/CCC1 transporter family protein; this encodes MLAFVFLPLAEARWVSLLMTLLLLILLGYGRARIGMRAVLPTVLQTVGIAGLAAIAGVLIGKLIDLHF